A part of Streptomyces sp. DSM 40750 genomic DNA contains:
- a CDS encoding bifunctional acetate--CoA ligase family protein/GNAT family N-acetyltransferase — protein sequence MQTSSDRHEYPAHWEADVVLRDGGTARIRPITVDDAERLVSFYEQVSDESKYYRFFAPYPRLSAKDVHRFTHHDFVDRVGLAATVGGEFIATVRYDRIGADGMPASAPADEAEVAFLVQDAHQGRGVASALLEHIAAVARERGIRRFAAEVLPANSKMIKVFTDAGYQQKRSFEDGVVRLEFDLEPTDRSLAVQRAREQRAEARSVQRLLAPGSVAVIGAGRTPGGVGRSVLANLRDAGFTGQLYAVNKAVREKELDGVAAYRSIREIEGPVDLAVVAVPAAHVPEVVAECGEHGVQGLVVVSAGYAESGAEGRERQRELVRQARTYGMRIIGPNAFGIINTAPDVRLNASLAPETPRSGRIGLFAQSGAIGIALLSRLHRRGGGVTGVTGVSTFVSSGNRADVSGNDVLQYWYEDPDTDVVLMYLESIGNPRKFTRLARRTAAVKPLVVVQGARHGSAPQGHAVRATRLPHTTVSALLRQAGVIRVDTITELVDAGLLLARQPLPAGPRVAILGNSESLGMLTYDACLAEGLRPLPPVDLTTGASAEEFRQALSGALADESCDAVVVTAIPALGETSPDDAALAEALRMAAAEVPGKPVLVVHVELGGLAEALSAAASTAPQAGDTPPGAAGGARPPALSASLGRGDPHRPAERPPTVGTGGTPSSDPADSRLIPAYPAAERAVRALSEAVNHAQWRREAAEPGRVPEYEDIDEKGAAGQIDALLARGEGLTLGARETVALLARYGIRVREARPAPTPDEAVAAARAVGYPVALKTTAPHLRHRADLGGVRLDLADEEQLRRAYAELTEFFGGPAELRPVVQGMAPRGVDTIVRTVVDPAAGAVLSFGLAGPASQLLGDMAHRLIPATERDAASLVRSIRTAPLLFGWRGSAPVDTEALEELLLRVSRLVDDHPEVVAVSLEPVVVAPRGLSVLGATVRLARPPARDDLGPRTLPVY from the coding sequence ATGCAGACCTCGTCGGACCGGCACGAGTACCCCGCCCACTGGGAGGCCGACGTGGTGCTGCGCGACGGCGGCACCGCACGCATCAGGCCCATCACCGTTGATGACGCCGAGCGTCTCGTCAGCTTCTACGAGCAGGTCTCGGACGAGTCGAAGTACTACCGCTTCTTCGCGCCGTACCCTCGCCTGTCCGCCAAGGACGTCCACCGCTTCACACACCACGACTTCGTGGACCGGGTGGGGCTCGCCGCCACCGTCGGCGGCGAGTTCATCGCCACCGTACGCTACGACCGCATCGGCGCCGACGGAATGCCCGCGTCGGCCCCAGCCGACGAGGCCGAGGTCGCCTTCCTCGTCCAGGACGCCCACCAGGGCCGCGGCGTCGCCTCCGCCCTCCTCGAACACATCGCCGCCGTCGCCCGCGAGCGCGGCATCAGACGCTTCGCCGCCGAGGTGCTCCCCGCCAACAGCAAGATGATCAAGGTCTTCACCGACGCCGGGTACCAGCAGAAGCGCAGCTTCGAGGACGGCGTCGTACGCCTGGAGTTCGACCTGGAGCCCACCGACCGCTCCCTCGCCGTGCAGCGCGCGCGGGAGCAGCGTGCCGAGGCCCGGTCCGTCCAGCGACTCCTCGCCCCCGGCTCGGTCGCCGTCATCGGCGCCGGGCGCACGCCGGGCGGAGTGGGCCGCAGCGTGCTCGCCAACCTCCGGGACGCGGGGTTCACAGGGCAGTTGTACGCGGTGAACAAGGCCGTGCGGGAGAAGGAGCTCGACGGGGTCGCGGCGTACCGGTCCATCAGGGAGATCGAGGGCCCGGTCGACCTCGCGGTCGTCGCCGTCCCGGCCGCCCACGTCCCCGAGGTCGTCGCCGAGTGCGGTGAACACGGCGTGCAGGGGCTCGTGGTCGTCTCCGCCGGGTACGCCGAGAGCGGCGCCGAAGGGCGCGAGCGCCAGCGCGAACTGGTGCGCCAGGCGCGTACGTACGGCATGCGCATCATCGGGCCGAACGCCTTCGGGATCATCAACACCGCCCCCGACGTACGGCTCAACGCCTCGCTCGCCCCCGAGACGCCGCGCTCCGGGCGCATCGGCCTCTTCGCCCAGTCCGGCGCCATCGGGATCGCCCTGCTGTCCCGGCTGCACCGGCGCGGGGGAGGGGTCACCGGGGTCACCGGCGTCTCCACCTTCGTGTCGTCCGGCAACCGCGCGGACGTGTCCGGGAACGATGTCCTCCAGTACTGGTACGAGGACCCCGACACCGATGTCGTCCTGATGTACCTGGAGTCCATCGGCAACCCGCGCAAGTTCACCCGCCTCGCCCGGCGCACGGCGGCGGTCAAGCCGCTCGTGGTGGTGCAGGGGGCGCGACACGGTTCGGCTCCGCAGGGGCATGCCGTACGTGCCACTCGGTTGCCCCACACCACCGTGTCCGCGCTGCTGCGGCAGGCCGGGGTGATCCGGGTCGACACGATCACGGAACTGGTCGACGCGGGGCTGCTGCTGGCCCGGCAGCCGCTGCCGGCGGGGCCGCGGGTGGCGATTCTGGGGAACTCCGAGTCGCTGGGGATGCTCACCTATGACGCGTGCCTCGCGGAGGGGCTCCGGCCGTTGCCCCCCGTGGATCTGACGACGGGGGCTTCCGCGGAGGAGTTCCGGCAGGCTCTGTCCGGGGCGCTGGCGGACGAATCCTGCGATGCGGTGGTGGTGACGGCGATACCGGCGCTCGGAGAGACGTCGCCCGACGACGCGGCTCTGGCCGAGGCGTTGCGGATGGCGGCGGCGGAAGTGCCCGGGAAGCCGGTGCTCGTCGTGCACGTCGAGCTCGGTGGCCTCGCGGAGGCGTTGTCGGCGGCTGCCAGTACCGCACCACAAGCCGGTGACACGCCGCCCGGCGCCGCGGGCGGGGCCCGCCCTCCCGCACTCTCGGCTTCGCTCGGGCGGGGGGACCCCCATCGCCCCGCGGAACGACCGCCGACCGTGGGGACAGGGGGAACACCTTCCTCGGACCCGGCCGACTCCCGTCTCATCCCCGCCTACCCCGCCGCCGAGCGGGCCGTCCGTGCGCTGTCCGAAGCCGTGAACCATGCCCAGTGGCGGCGGGAGGCGGCGGAGCCGGGGCGGGTGCCCGAGTACGAGGACATCGATGAGAAGGGGGCGGCCGGGCAGATCGACGCGTTGCTGGCCAGGGGCGAGGGGCTCACGCTCGGCGCACGGGAGACGGTCGCACTGCTCGCGCGGTACGGCATCCGCGTGCGGGAGGCGCGGCCCGCGCCCACGCCCGACGAGGCCGTGGCGGCCGCCCGTGCCGTCGGCTACCCCGTGGCGCTCAAGACGACCGCCCCGCACCTGCGGCACCGGGCCGACCTGGGCGGCGTACGGCTCGATCTGGCGGACGAGGAGCAACTGCGGCGGGCGTACGCGGAGTTGACGGAGTTTTTCGGGGGGCCGGCGGAGCTGCGGCCGGTCGTGCAGGGCATGGCCCCGCGCGGAGTCGACACGATCGTGCGGACGGTGGTCGACCCGGCGGCCGGAGCGGTGCTCTCCTTCGGGCTGGCCGGGCCCGCGTCTCAGCTGCTAGGTGACATGGCGCACCGGCTGATTCCGGCCACCGAGCGGGACGCGGCCTCGCTGGTCCGGTCGATCCGGACGGCACCGCTCCTCTTCGGCTGGCGGGGCTCCGCCCCCGTCGACACGGAGGCGCTGGAGGAGCTGCTGCTGCGGGTCTCCCGCCTGGTCGACGACCACCCCGAGGTCGTGGCGGTCTCCCTGGAGCCCGTCGTCGTCGCCCCGCGCGGGCTGAGCGTGCTCGGCGCCACCGTACGGCTCGCGCGCCCGCCCGCCCGCGACGACCTCGGCCCGCGGACGCTTCCGGTGTACTGA
- a CDS encoding DUF5998 family protein — MAKTSTTTQGLRAAIERSGYYPALVAEAVEAAVGGEAIQSYLVHQETTFDANEVRRHVTVLVLTGNRFIVSHTDEQAADTTSPTPYATTSTESVKIGRISSVVLSRVVANPESYTPGALPREVVLTIGWGAVSRIDLEPAACGDPNCEADHGYTGSSTADDLSLRVSEAGDGPETVRQALAFAQSLSEATADPAR; from the coding sequence ATGGCCAAGACCAGTACGACGACCCAGGGGCTGCGTGCGGCGATCGAGCGCAGCGGCTACTACCCGGCCCTCGTGGCCGAGGCGGTGGAGGCCGCTGTCGGCGGCGAGGCCATCCAGTCGTACCTGGTGCATCAGGAGACGACCTTCGACGCGAACGAGGTGCGGCGGCACGTCACCGTGCTCGTCCTGACGGGCAACCGCTTCATCGTGAGTCACACCGACGAGCAGGCCGCGGACACCACCTCGCCGACGCCGTACGCCACGACGTCGACCGAGTCGGTGAAGATCGGCCGGATCTCGTCGGTCGTGCTCAGCCGGGTCGTCGCCAACCCCGAGTCGTACACCCCGGGCGCCCTGCCCCGCGAGGTCGTCCTCACCATCGGCTGGGGCGCCGTCTCCCGCATCGACCTGGAGCCCGCCGCCTGCGGCGACCCCAACTGCGAGGCGGACCACGGGTACACGGGCAGTTCGACGGCGGACGACCTCAGCCTCCGTGTGAGCGAGGCAGGGGACGGCCCGGAGACCGTGCGCCAGGCCCTCGCCTTCGCGCAGTCCCTCTCCGAGGCGACCGCGGATCCCGCCCGCTGA
- a CDS encoding alkaline phosphatase family protein, giving the protein MALPTWDHPEPLAVGSAPVPEYGAGSLADLLPTLAAGMGVPGTAASIPELRAADRNCVFLIDGLGWEQLRAHPDEAPFMTALLASSRGGTGRPITAGYPATTATSLASVGTGLPPGAHGLPGYTVRNPETAELMNQLRWQPWTAPRVWQPYPTIFQLADQAGVHTAQVTSPAFQTTPLTQIALSGGAFHGRLSGDDRMDVAAEQLAAGDRALIYTYYSELDGAGHRFGVDSDAWRGQLMHVDRLVQRLAEQLPPRTALYVTADHGMIDIPFDEQHRIDFDEDWELRAGVALLGGEGRARHVYAVPGAESDVLTCWREVLGEQFWIASRDEAIAAGWFGPHIDERVYARIGDVVAAARDDVLIIASEREPKESAMVGNHGSMTPVEQLVPLLEVRS; this is encoded by the coding sequence ATGGCGCTGCCCACCTGGGACCACCCGGAACCCCTCGCCGTCGGCTCCGCCCCCGTCCCCGAGTACGGCGCCGGCTCGCTCGCCGACCTCCTGCCCACCCTCGCGGCGGGCATGGGAGTCCCCGGTACGGCCGCGTCGATACCGGAGCTGAGGGCGGCCGACCGGAACTGCGTGTTCCTGATCGACGGTCTGGGCTGGGAGCAGCTGAGAGCGCACCCGGACGAGGCGCCCTTCATGACCGCGCTGCTGGCGTCCTCGCGCGGTGGCACCGGCCGCCCCATCACCGCGGGCTACCCCGCCACCACCGCGACCTCCCTCGCCTCCGTGGGCACCGGTCTGCCGCCGGGCGCGCACGGGCTGCCCGGCTACACGGTCCGCAACCCGGAGACAGCGGAGCTGATGAACCAGCTCCGCTGGCAGCCGTGGACGGCGCCGCGCGTGTGGCAGCCGTACCCCACGATCTTCCAGCTGGCCGACCAGGCGGGTGTGCACACCGCCCAGGTCACCTCTCCGGCCTTCCAGACCACCCCCCTCACCCAGATCGCGCTGAGCGGCGGCGCCTTCCACGGCCGCCTCTCCGGCGACGACCGTATGGATGTGGCGGCCGAACAACTGGCCGCCGGGGACCGCGCGTTGATCTACACGTACTACTCCGAGCTCGACGGCGCGGGCCACCGCTTCGGTGTCGACTCGGACGCCTGGCGCGGCCAGCTCATGCACGTCGACCGGCTGGTCCAGCGCCTGGCGGAGCAACTCCCGCCGCGCACGGCCCTGTACGTGACGGCCGACCACGGCATGATCGACATCCCGTTCGACGAGCAGCACCGCATCGACTTCGACGAGGACTGGGAACTGCGCGCCGGGGTCGCCCTCCTGGGCGGCGAGGGCCGCGCCCGCCACGTCTACGCGGTGCCGGGCGCCGAGTCGGATGTCCTGACCTGCTGGCGTGAGGTGCTCGGGGAGCAGTTCTGGATCGCCTCGCGCGACGAGGCGATCGCGGCGGGCTGGTTCGGACCGCACATCGACGAACGTGTGTACGCCCGCATCGGCGACGTGGTCGCGGCCGCGCGCGACGACGTCCTGATCATCGCCTCCGAGCGGGAACCCAAGGAGTCGGCGATGGTCGGCAACCACGGCTCGATGACGCCGGTGGAACAGCTCGTCCCGCTCCTCGAAGTACGCTCCTGA
- a CDS encoding thymidine kinase — protein MPELVFFSGTMDCGKSTLALQIEHNRSARGLQGMIFTRDDRAGEGKLSSRLGLVTDAVEVEDGQDLYAYLVDHLSQGRRADYVIADEAQFLTFEQIDQLARVVDDLGLDVYAFGITTDFRSKLFPGSQRLVELADRVEVLQVEALCWCGARATHNARTIGGHMVVEGAQVVVGDVNQPDDIGYEVLCRRHHRRRMTAATARASALSPDVLPV, from the coding sequence ATGCCCGAGCTGGTGTTCTTCTCCGGAACCATGGACTGCGGGAAGTCGACGCTGGCCCTCCAGATAGAGCACAACCGCTCGGCGCGCGGCCTCCAGGGCATGATCTTCACGCGTGACGACCGCGCGGGCGAGGGCAAGCTGTCGTCGCGGCTGGGCCTGGTCACCGACGCCGTGGAGGTCGAGGACGGCCAGGACCTCTACGCGTACCTCGTCGACCATCTCTCCCAGGGCCGCCGCGCGGACTATGTGATCGCCGACGAGGCCCAGTTCCTCACTTTCGAGCAGATCGACCAACTCGCCCGCGTCGTGGACGACCTGGGCCTCGACGTCTACGCCTTCGGCATCACGACCGATTTCCGTTCCAAGCTCTTCCCCGGCTCCCAGCGCCTGGTCGAGCTGGCCGACCGCGTCGAGGTCCTCCAGGTGGAGGCTCTCTGCTGGTGCGGCGCCCGCGCCACCCACAACGCCCGCACCATAGGCGGTCACATGGTCGTCGAGGGCGCCCAGGTCGTCGTCGGCGACGTCAACCAACCCGACGACATCGGCTATGAGGTCCTCTGCCGCCGCCATCACCGCCGCCGCATGACAGCGGCCACGGCCCGTGCGAGCGCCCTCTCCCCGGACGTGCTGCCGGTCTGA
- a CDS encoding SDR family oxidoreductase, translating to MSHRPDSRGLTPDGRAVLVTGTSTGLGRSCALHLEQAGFRVFAGVRKESDGEELAARSSHGRIDPVRIDVTDGSSIREAAAYVSERLDADRPLWALVNNAGVCVSAPLECVSPEQLRWQLDTNVVGQLAVTQTFLPELRRSRGRIVNVTSGLGTVAIPFLGAYSSAQFAKEAMSDVLRRELRGFGVAVSVVQPGAIMTPIWQKVSEVAREALHSADRDVAALYRARFERFLAHNEQQAAESRTTAEDMAKAVHRALTEARPRTRYRVGADVRRLSLLARLLPDHLLDRHLRPVTADPSTAPHAAPAETRPVARS from the coding sequence ATGTCCCACAGGCCGGATAGCCGCGGGCTCACGCCGGACGGCCGCGCGGTACTGGTCACGGGCACGTCGACGGGCCTGGGCCGGTCCTGCGCGCTCCATCTGGAGCAGGCCGGTTTCCGCGTGTTCGCGGGCGTGCGGAAGGAGAGCGACGGTGAGGAGCTGGCCGCGCGCTCGTCGCACGGCCGGATCGACCCGGTACGGATCGACGTCACCGACGGGTCGTCGATCCGGGAGGCGGCGGCGTACGTCTCCGAGCGCCTGGACGCGGACCGGCCGCTGTGGGCGCTGGTCAACAACGCGGGCGTCTGCGTCTCGGCGCCCCTGGAATGCGTGTCGCCCGAGCAGTTGCGCTGGCAGCTCGACACCAACGTCGTGGGCCAGCTCGCCGTCACCCAGACGTTCCTTCCGGAGCTGCGGCGCTCCCGGGGCCGGATCGTGAACGTCACCTCGGGGCTGGGCACCGTGGCGATCCCCTTCCTCGGGGCGTACTCCTCGGCGCAGTTCGCCAAGGAGGCGATGAGCGATGTGCTCCGGCGCGAGCTGCGGGGCTTCGGCGTGGCGGTGAGCGTGGTGCAGCCCGGCGCGATCATGACGCCGATCTGGCAGAAGGTGTCGGAGGTGGCCCGGGAGGCGCTGCACAGCGCGGACCGCGATGTCGCGGCGCTGTACCGAGCGCGCTTCGAACGCTTTCTGGCGCACAACGAGCAGCAGGCCGCCGAGTCCCGCACGACGGCGGAGGACATGGCGAAGGCGGTCCACCGGGCGCTGACGGAGGCTCGTCCGAGGACCCGGTATCGCGTGGGCGCGGACGTGCGCCGTCTGAGCCTGTTGGCCCGGCTCCTCCCGGACCACCTGCTCGACCGCCATCTCCGCCCGGTCACCGCGGACCCGTCCACCGCTCCTCACGCGGCACCGGCCGAAACCCGGCCCGTCGCCCGGTCCTGA
- a CDS encoding FAD-dependent monooxygenase yields MSRRKALVVGAGIGGLTAAAALRHAGWDVEVHERATELRAAGSGLSVMSNAIAALESAGLDLKLAERGEVLRSYHVRTARGRLIREFPFPSIIRRLGVPSVLITRSALQEALLEAAEGIRLHLGSAAEDFSVDEASGQVTVRFADGREAHGDVLVGADGFNSAVRRQMVGPEDSRDSGYLVWLALTPFRHPRFTPGSVTHYWGSGQRFGLVDMGGGLLYWWGTKNMPASRSHDWKGGKAEVARAFAGWADEVRQAIEVTPEESILAVPSRDRMFLERWGRGPVTLLGDAAHPMLTSLGQGSGMAIEDAVVLARCLRGSGDVPAALRAYEDERRERTRGMVAASRSISEFEQSENVRRPIRDAYFRFLPTRKLTAILEGSLTFPTTSEQPAVAAAHSVNSENSTKEGDHVPQAG; encoded by the coding sequence ATGAGCAGGCGCAAGGCCCTTGTCGTCGGGGCGGGTATCGGCGGCCTGACCGCCGCCGCGGCCCTCCGCCACGCCGGATGGGACGTCGAGGTCCACGAGCGGGCGACGGAGCTGCGGGCCGCCGGTTCCGGGTTGTCGGTGATGAGCAACGCGATCGCCGCCCTGGAGTCCGCCGGACTCGACCTGAAGCTCGCCGAACGCGGAGAGGTACTGCGGTCGTACCACGTGCGGACCGCACGAGGCCGGCTGATACGCGAGTTCCCCTTCCCGTCGATCATCCGCAGGCTGGGGGTGCCGAGCGTGCTGATCACCCGCTCCGCGCTCCAGGAGGCGCTGCTGGAGGCCGCCGAAGGCATCCGGCTCCACCTGGGGTCGGCTGCCGAGGACTTCTCGGTGGACGAGGCGAGCGGTCAGGTGACCGTTCGGTTCGCCGACGGCCGGGAGGCGCACGGTGACGTGCTCGTCGGCGCGGACGGGTTCAACTCGGCGGTTCGCCGCCAGATGGTGGGCCCGGAGGACTCCCGCGACAGCGGCTACCTCGTGTGGCTGGCGCTCACGCCGTTCCGGCACCCGAGGTTCACCCCCGGCTCGGTCACCCACTACTGGGGCAGCGGGCAGCGGTTCGGGCTCGTGGACATGGGCGGCGGGCTCCTGTACTGGTGGGGCACGAAGAACATGCCGGCGAGCCGGTCACACGACTGGAAGGGCGGCAAGGCCGAGGTGGCGCGGGCCTTCGCGGGCTGGGCCGACGAGGTGCGCCAGGCCATCGAGGTCACCCCGGAGGAGTCGATCCTCGCGGTGCCGTCCCGGGACCGGATGTTCCTGGAGCGCTGGGGCCGGGGCCCGGTGACACTGCTCGGGGACGCCGCGCACCCCATGCTGACCAGCCTCGGACAGGGCTCGGGCATGGCGATCGAGGACGCGGTGGTGCTGGCTCGGTGCCTGCGCGGCTCGGGGGACGTGCCTGCGGCGCTGCGGGCGTACGAGGACGAGAGGCGGGAGCGAACCCGCGGGATGGTCGCGGCCTCCCGCTCCATCAGCGAGTTCGAGCAGTCGGAGAACGTACGGCGGCCGATCCGGGACGCGTACTTCCGCTTCCTGCCGACGCGGAAGCTGACCGCGATCCTGGAGGGCTCGCTGACCTTCCCCACCACGTCCGAGCAGCCGGCTGTGGCCGCTGCGCATTCCGTGAACTCCGAGAACTCCACGAAGGAGGGCGACCATGTCCCACAGGCCGGATAG